The Borreliella mayonii genome has a segment encoding these proteins:
- a CDS encoding MATE family efflux transporter, translated as MYSLSASKKDKIYKDLLKIAIPTAIEFFLFNFISLTDNAMVAYLGDYPVAGVSLANKFFELFVTIGFAMVGAYNIIATRQYNQGDFKSFRNTFFISIFTIILFSLPFIFISRVNPFFLLRLISNDEQAVYYGAIYLNITIFSFVLAIIKGLIANALKVIEIVKFQVYISVFSVFLNLILNYVFIFVFHMGVVGAAIATTVIRALELVVYLVYTVFNKNSILNLKFDDLNINIKLFVQLIKFFIPILLNDFIWFFGYLVLTSIFIGIDIHRYAAYSISFSVYFIIFNIINSFCISLNIMMGYEMHNSKKEIMKVAIYLGKIGLKLAFLTSFALFVFSFFAPYIFYTLKYSQLIGIILRYSSVSAFFMALAFQYLFGFFRAGASPSFGAIMEGSVTFIYTIPIAFVLANYTNLPFEIVVFIPALEDAIKLAISLPYFYSERWIKSIKTG; from the coding sequence ATGTATTCATTAAGTGCATCAAAAAAGGATAAAATTTATAAAGATCTTTTAAAAATTGCAATTCCAACTGCTATTGAGTTTTTTTTATTTAATTTTATTTCTCTTACAGATAATGCTATGGTTGCATATCTTGGCGATTATCCTGTTGCAGGAGTTTCTCTTGCAAATAAATTTTTTGAACTATTTGTTACTATTGGGTTTGCTATGGTAGGAGCTTACAATATAATCGCTACAAGGCAATACAATCAGGGCGATTTTAAGAGTTTTAGAAATACATTTTTTATTAGTATATTTACTATTATTTTATTTTCTTTGCCGTTTATATTTATTTCTAGAGTGAATCCTTTTTTTTTACTTAGATTAATTTCTAATGATGAGCAGGCAGTTTATTATGGGGCTATTTATTTAAACATAACTATTTTTTCTTTCGTACTTGCAATTATAAAAGGACTTATTGCCAATGCTCTTAAGGTTATTGAAATTGTTAAATTCCAAGTTTACATTTCTGTTTTTTCAGTGTTTTTAAATTTAATATTAAATTATGTTTTTATTTTTGTTTTTCATATGGGCGTAGTTGGAGCTGCTATTGCAACAACAGTTATTCGTGCCTTAGAGCTTGTTGTTTATCTTGTTTATACAGTGTTTAACAAGAATTCAATTTTAAATCTTAAGTTTGATGATTTAAATATTAATATTAAGCTGTTTGTTCAGTTAATTAAATTTTTTATTCCAATCCTTTTAAATGATTTTATTTGGTTTTTTGGATATCTTGTGTTGACGTCAATTTTTATAGGAATTGATATTCATAGATATGCTGCTTACAGTATATCTTTTTCTGTTTATTTTATTATCTTTAATATAATTAATTCCTTTTGTATTTCTTTAAATATTATGATGGGCTATGAAATGCATAATAGTAAAAAAGAAATCATGAAAGTTGCAATTTATTTAGGTAAAATTGGTTTAAAACTTGCTTTTTTAACATCTTTTGCATTGTTTGTGTTTTCATTTTTTGCTCCTTATATTTTTTATACATTAAAGTATTCTCAACTTATAGGAATTATTTTAAGATATTCTTCTGTTTCTGCCTTTTTTATGGCTCTTGCTTTTCAGTATCTTTTTGGATTTTTTAGAGCAGGAGCATCTCCAAGTTTTGGAGCTATTATGGAAGGTTCTGTAACTTTTATTTATACTATTCCTATTGCTTTTGTTTTAGCAAATTATACAAATTTGCCTTTTGAAATTGTTGTTTTTATTCCAGCCCTTGAGGATGCAATTAAACTTGCTATTTCGCTTCCTTATTTTTATAGTGAAAGGTGGATTAAATCTATTAAAACAGGCTAG
- the murD gene encoding UDP-N-acetylmuramoyl-L-alanine--D-glutamate ligase, which translates to MRLDEIKNLNFLVMGLGLNGGGVALSRFLLKHGARLVITDLKSEAELALSIDSLRDFDNQIRYVLGKHDINDFKNADIVVKNPSVKPNNEYLKLAKRVETDISLFLIFNKNPIIAVTGTKGKSTLVSLLYQVLKKKYPRAKLGGNIGLSPLSFFDQLDGRSPVILELSSWQLQSLNNFNPILSIITNVYNDHQNYYLNFDDYIIDKSKIFVNQTSGIVIIQDKAYYKYFSKFKSKAKVILFSEFNPCDFDQDIFYCNKGKVYFNDNLIGSFSESQFMISKFIAFFVSYYLNIDLNHTSQILNNFKGIEHRLEFVKLVQNVMFYNDTASTIPESTVLSVKSLKTNDNHINLIVGGTDKELDFSSFSKIINIVKTWILIKGSATVKIIKILEKSSIQYFVFYSLRDAVNYSFKISSSGDIVLFSPASASFELFNNEFDRGLQFKNLVNTLG; encoded by the coding sequence GTGCGTTTAGACGAAATTAAAAATTTAAATTTTTTGGTCATGGGCTTAGGTCTTAATGGAGGAGGAGTAGCTCTTTCTAGATTTTTATTAAAGCATGGGGCAAGGTTAGTAATTACTGATCTTAAAAGTGAGGCAGAATTAGCTTTAAGTATTGATTCTTTAAGGGATTTTGATAATCAAATTAGGTATGTTTTAGGTAAGCACGATATAAACGATTTTAAAAATGCTGATATTGTTGTTAAAAATCCCAGTGTTAAACCCAATAATGAATATTTAAAGCTTGCCAAACGAGTTGAAACGGATATTAGCTTATTTTTGATATTCAACAAGAATCCTATAATAGCAGTAACAGGCACCAAGGGTAAATCTACTCTTGTGTCTCTTTTGTATCAGGTTTTGAAAAAAAAATATCCAAGGGCAAAGCTTGGAGGAAATATTGGCTTGTCTCCTTTGAGTTTTTTTGATCAACTTGATGGAAGATCTCCTGTGATTTTGGAGCTTTCTTCTTGGCAATTGCAATCTTTAAATAATTTTAATCCTATCCTTAGTATTATTACAAATGTTTACAACGATCACCAAAACTATTATTTAAATTTTGATGACTATATTATTGATAAGTCAAAAATTTTTGTAAATCAAACTTCAGGAATTGTGATTATTCAGGACAAGGCTTATTACAAATATTTTTCAAAATTTAAATCAAAAGCCAAAGTTATTTTATTTTCTGAATTTAATCCTTGTGATTTTGATCAAGATATTTTTTATTGCAATAAGGGCAAAGTATATTTTAATGACAATTTGATTGGGAGTTTTTCTGAGTCGCAGTTTATGATTTCTAAGTTTATTGCTTTTTTTGTTTCGTATTATTTAAATATAGACCTTAATCATACTTCTCAGATTTTAAATAATTTTAAAGGCATTGAGCATAGATTAGAGTTTGTTAAATTAGTTCAAAATGTAATGTTTTATAACGATACAGCTTCAACTATTCCTGAGTCTACGGTTTTATCTGTTAAAAGTTTAAAAACAAATGATAACCACATTAACTTAATTGTTGGGGGAACTGATAAAGAACTTGATTTTTCAAGTTTTAGCAAGATAATAAATATTGTGAAAACTTGGATCTTGATAAAAGGTAGTGCAACTGTAAAAATTATTAAGATTTTAGAAAAAAGTAGCATACAGTATTTTGTATTTTATTCTTTAAGAGATGCAGTAAATTATTCTTTCAAGATTTCAAGTTCAGGCGACATTGTATTATTTTCCCCTGCTAGTGCTTCTTTTGAGCTTTTTAATAATGAGTTTGATAGAGGTTTGCAATTTAAAAATTTAGTTAATACGCTTGGTTAA
- a CDS encoding MATE family efflux transporter, translated as MIKKFKDYDQIIKELFIIAIPTAFESLLFQMVTFFDNFMISYLGSFHVTGVSLANRVTFLFFIIVFGLGTALSAYVSQAIAKKKFLQIRQSFAYMLLIGTTIGMIFFIFSFFFPKNIIKLFTANQNSLNFGSEYLKIISLSYVLMAYSFLSAMGFKSAKEVKIPLYVTSIVVLINIVFNYIFIFGFSMGIKGAAYATVLARIVEFVFYFSYSLISNNSYYRIKFGDFFASKVVTRANLKLIIPVLSHEIFWVLSITILHAFYARVGSIEYASFAVASNLFDICFVLLHGMGLATGVVIGHLMIYDKKHVRSVGFFLSFLGFLLGIFVVILLIGISSFAPYIFSNLDSPKLVSVFIYVFASIVVFKAFTAQVLVGVFRASGIPNVCFFIESGVIVFYTLPVAYLLVFYTNLSLPIVVFIVNAEEIIKNVFIIIEFFHDDWIREIDYEELV; from the coding sequence ATGATCAAAAAGTTTAAAGATTATGATCAGATAATAAAAGAGTTGTTTATTATAGCTATTCCCACAGCTTTTGAATCGCTTTTATTCCAAATGGTAACTTTTTTTGATAATTTTATGATCTCCTATTTGGGTTCTTTTCATGTTACAGGAGTTTCTTTGGCAAATAGAGTAACTTTTCTTTTTTTTATTATTGTGTTTGGACTTGGTACAGCTTTAAGTGCTTACGTGTCACAAGCAATTGCAAAAAAGAAGTTTCTTCAGATAAGGCAATCTTTTGCTTATATGTTATTAATTGGAACTACAATAGGAATGATTTTTTTTATATTTTCATTTTTTTTCCCAAAAAACATTATCAAACTATTTACAGCTAATCAGAATTCTTTAAATTTTGGATCAGAGTATTTAAAAATTATTTCATTGTCTTATGTTTTAATGGCATATTCTTTTTTATCGGCTATGGGGTTTAAGAGTGCTAAAGAAGTAAAAATACCTTTATATGTTACTTCTATTGTTGTTTTAATAAATATTGTTTTTAATTATATTTTTATTTTTGGTTTTAGCATGGGAATAAAAGGTGCTGCATATGCCACTGTGCTTGCTAGAATTGTTGAGTTTGTTTTTTATTTTTCATATAGCCTGATAAGCAATAATTCGTATTATCGGATTAAGTTTGGTGATTTTTTTGCTTCAAAGGTAGTTACTAGGGCTAATTTGAAACTGATTATACCTGTTTTGTCTCACGAGATTTTTTGGGTTTTGAGTATAACTATTTTACATGCATTTTATGCTCGTGTTGGGAGTATTGAATACGCTTCATTTGCTGTTGCATCAAATCTTTTTGACATTTGTTTTGTATTGCTTCATGGTATGGGACTTGCAACAGGGGTTGTTATTGGGCATTTAATGATTTATGATAAGAAACATGTAAGGTCGGTTGGATTTTTTTTATCTTTTTTAGGATTTCTTTTAGGTATTTTTGTAGTTATTTTGCTTATTGGAATATCAAGCTTTGCACCTTATATTTTTAGCAATTTAGATTCTCCCAAGCTTGTTAGTGTGTTTATTTATGTTTTTGCAAGTATTGTAGTTTTTAAAGCTTTTACGGCACAAGTTCTTGTTGGAGTTTTTAGGGCTAGTGGTATACCAAATGTTTGCTTTTTTATTGAATCAGGGGTAATTGTTTTTTATACGCTTCCAGTTGCCTATTTATTAGTGTTTTATACAAATTTAAGTTTGCCAATAGTGGTTTTTATTGTAAATGCTGAAGAGATTATTAAAAATGTATTTATCATAATAGAATTTTTCCACGATGATTGGATACGAGAGATTGATTATGAAGAGCTTGTTTGA
- a CDS encoding lipid II:glycine glycyltransferase FemX, with protein sequence MTIKKIETKEMEENYLQSELWALIKTTKNSNWKAIAFESDILGKIVVMQRRLFKNFYLAYIPHPEFSNKTLENINIDKISKNIKEFSTKIKPYLHKNTIFLRFDLMYYYQRTLNDKYFPLKIKIKYLKKSFDDIQPSNTTILNLNNSLENILLNMKKKTRYNIKLSTKKNLNIIIDDKFKHLNEFYKLYKETSKRDKFAIHSEEYIQNLIKIFKQDKNAQVKLILAFYNNIIISGIIVGIYKEKAVYLYGASSKEYRNLMPNYAVQFKAIQILKKMEIKEYDLLGISPIANKKHPLYGLFGFKTGFGGNIIHRIGCYDFTYKNFIYKIYANLEKLRYFYYKVIRKKI encoded by the coding sequence ATGACTATTAAAAAAATAGAAACAAAAGAAATGGAAGAAAATTATCTTCAAAGCGAACTGTGGGCATTAATAAAAACAACAAAAAACAGCAATTGGAAAGCCATAGCATTTGAAAGTGATATTCTTGGTAAAATTGTTGTAATGCAGAGAAGATTGTTCAAAAATTTTTACTTAGCATATATTCCACATCCAGAATTCTCAAACAAAACTCTTGAAAACATTAATATTGATAAAATAAGTAAAAATATTAAAGAATTTAGCACAAAAATAAAACCCTACTTACATAAAAATACAATTTTTTTAAGATTCGATTTAATGTATTACTATCAAAGAACACTGAATGACAAATACTTTCCACTAAAAATTAAAATCAAATACCTAAAAAAATCATTTGATGACATACAGCCTTCAAACACAACAATATTAAACTTAAACAATTCTCTTGAGAATATTTTGCTTAACATGAAAAAAAAAACAAGATACAACATAAAGCTCAGTACAAAAAAAAATCTAAATATAATAATAGATGATAAATTTAAACATTTAAATGAATTTTACAAACTTTACAAAGAAACTAGCAAAAGAGATAAATTTGCTATTCACTCAGAAGAATATATACAAAACCTAATTAAAATATTCAAACAAGACAAAAATGCACAAGTAAAATTAATACTCGCATTTTACAACAACATAATTATTTCTGGCATAATAGTGGGAATTTACAAGGAAAAAGCCGTCTATCTTTACGGGGCCTCCAGCAAAGAATATAGAAATTTAATGCCTAATTACGCAGTGCAATTTAAAGCAATACAAATTTTAAAAAAAATGGAAATAAAAGAATATGATTTATTAGGAATTTCCCCAATTGCAAACAAAAAACATCCTTTATATGGTCTTTTTGGCTTTAAAACAGGATTTGGAGGGAATATTATTCACAGAATTGGCTGTTATGATTTTACTTATAAAAATTTTATTTATAAGATTTATGCAAATCTTGAGAAACTCAGATACTTTTATTACAAAGTAATAAGGAAAAAAATTTAA
- the recG gene encoding ATP-dependent DNA helicase RecG encodes MFLHEFEYELKGIGGLGEKGFERLNNLQIFNVKDLIEFFPIKYEDRQNMQTFPDFSKVKSCDMMTVFTVVGHKKFGDSSKKNLKLTARSVNDEPFEILLFNRAFLENVFKIDKKFYIYSKFTYNDYSGLWSCSNFDSEVYSEKPERFKKILPVYSLTEGLTSKKISLYVREALEYFFKFGQTDIPKFLIKKYSLLSLSDALKEIHFPSSLEMLEKAKKTLIYREIFLLQFFSRYRSSKVLFREKRHLSRDLLEKVVSSLPFELTEDQKISVDEIFSDLNSSKPMNRLLQGDVGSGKTLVALLSGFPLIEAGYQVAFMAPTDLLARQHYDNLSNILSSFNISVTLLTGSLKKKDKEQALESIKNGTSGLIVGTHAIFYESTEFKRLAYVIIDEQHKFGVVQREELKNKGEGVDMLLMSATPIPRSFALTLFGDLEISFIKTLPKGRLPITTYLAKHGNEDKVYEFLRKELLKGHQVYFVYPLISSSEKFELKDANNMCLKLKEVFSEYVVDMLHSKLPSDLKEEIMKNFYSKKVDILVATSVIEVGIDCPNATCMVVEHAERFGLSTLHQIRGRVGRSNLQSFFFLLYKEPLTSASKFRLKTIKENLDGFKIAEEDLRLRGPGNLFGLEQAGYLKLKIANFVDDRDVIVLIREELDLFFYDNSAYDKLDIDLLDNLFCSYLNAGRSI; translated from the coding sequence ATGTTTTTACATGAGTTTGAATATGAACTTAAAGGTATAGGTGGTCTTGGTGAGAAAGGGTTTGAAAGGTTAAATAATTTGCAAATTTTTAATGTTAAAGATCTTATTGAGTTTTTTCCTATAAAATATGAGGATCGTCAAAATATGCAAACTTTTCCGGATTTTTCTAAGGTGAAAAGTTGCGACATGATGACTGTGTTCACTGTTGTAGGGCATAAAAAATTTGGGGATAGTTCTAAAAAAAATTTAAAGTTAACGGCAAGAAGTGTAAATGATGAGCCTTTTGAAATTCTACTTTTTAATAGGGCTTTTTTAGAGAATGTTTTTAAAATAGATAAAAAATTCTATATTTATTCTAAATTTACTTATAACGATTATAGTGGTTTATGGAGTTGTTCTAATTTTGACAGTGAAGTTTACAGTGAAAAGCCTGAAAGGTTTAAGAAAATTCTTCCGGTTTACTCTTTGACAGAGGGATTAACATCAAAGAAAATTTCATTATATGTAAGGGAAGCTCTTGAATATTTTTTTAAGTTTGGTCAAACAGATATTCCTAAATTTTTAATAAAAAAGTATTCTTTATTGTCGTTAAGCGATGCTTTAAAAGAAATTCACTTTCCAAGTTCATTAGAAATGCTTGAAAAGGCAAAAAAAACTTTAATTTACAGAGAAATTTTCTTGCTTCAGTTTTTTTCAAGGTATAGATCTTCTAAGGTTCTTTTCCGAGAAAAAAGGCATTTATCAAGAGATTTGCTTGAAAAAGTTGTTTCAAGTTTGCCCTTTGAACTTACAGAAGATCAAAAAATTTCTGTTGATGAGATATTCTCAGATCTTAACTCTTCTAAGCCAATGAATAGATTGCTTCAAGGTGATGTTGGGAGTGGTAAAACTCTTGTTGCCTTGCTTTCGGGGTTTCCTTTGATCGAAGCTGGGTATCAGGTGGCATTTATGGCGCCTACTGATCTTTTAGCTCGTCAACATTATGATAATTTATCTAACATATTGTCGTCTTTTAACATTTCGGTGACTCTTTTGACTGGTAGTTTAAAAAAGAAGGATAAGGAGCAAGCATTAGAAAGTATTAAAAATGGAACTTCTGGTTTAATAGTTGGAACACATGCTATTTTTTACGAAAGTACAGAATTTAAAAGATTAGCATATGTTATCATTGACGAGCAGCATAAATTTGGAGTTGTTCAAAGAGAAGAGCTTAAAAATAAAGGAGAAGGGGTGGATATGCTTTTAATGTCTGCAACGCCTATCCCCAGAAGTTTTGCGTTAACACTTTTTGGTGATCTTGAAATTTCGTTTATTAAAACTTTGCCTAAGGGGCGTTTGCCTATTACTACTTATTTAGCAAAGCATGGCAATGAAGATAAAGTTTATGAGTTTTTAAGAAAAGAGCTCTTAAAAGGTCATCAGGTTTATTTTGTTTATCCATTAATTTCATCTTCAGAAAAATTTGAATTAAAAGATGCTAATAATATGTGTTTAAAATTAAAAGAAGTGTTTAGCGAGTATGTTGTAGATATGCTTCATTCTAAGTTGCCATCCGATTTAAAAGAAGAAATTATGAAAAATTTTTATTCTAAAAAAGTAGATATTTTGGTGGCTACTAGTGTTATTGAGGTTGGAATTGATTGTCCAAATGCAACTTGTATGGTGGTAGAGCATGCCGAGCGTTTTGGGCTTTCTACTTTACATCAAATTAGAGGTCGTGTTGGTAGGAGTAATTTGCAATCTTTTTTCTTTTTACTCTATAAAGAGCCTTTAACAAGTGCTAGTAAATTTAGATTGAAAACTATAAAAGAAAATTTGGATGGATTTAAAATAGCAGAGGAAGATTTAAGGTTAAGAGGGCCAGGCAATTTATTTGGGCTTGAACAAGCAGGATATTTAAAATTAAAAATAGCTAATTTTGTTGATGATAGAGATGTCATAGTATTGATTAGAGAAGAACTTGATTTGTTTTTTTATGATAATTCTGCTTACGACAAGCTTGATATTGATTTGTTAGATAATCTTTTTTGCTCTTATTTGAATGCTGGAAGAAGTATTTAG
- the metG gene encoding methionine--tRNA ligase — MKKMNLVTAALPYVNNIPHLGNLVQVLSADAFARYSKMAGIETLYICGTDEYGTATETKALIENITPLELCNKYYEIHKSIYKWFNIEFDIFGRTTNKHHQDIVQNFFLQLEKNGYIKERETEQFFCNKDSMFLADRYVIGECPECQSMAKGDQCDNCSKLLNPTDLINPKCIICKNKPILKKTNHLYLDLPKIKTKLEKWIKNTTTSKNWNTNALKMTKAFLRDGLKERAITRDLKWGIPVPKKGYENKVFYVWFDAPIGYISITKNLVKNWKSWWKNNDQVNLVQFIGKDNILFHTIIFPCIKIGSKENWTILNQLSSSEYLNYENLKFSKSEGTGIFGNDAITTGIPSDIWRFYIYYNRPEKSDFQFMWQDLMERVNTELIDNFSNLVNRVLTFQRKFFGDVIETIEIQNKFWKQITPKYNKILNLFKKTELKSALKEILKISSLGNKIFQDNEPWKKKDNSPQETKELISNLIYLIRDLSILMMPFIPETSKKIQQFFGNSYQFSTKILGTKSGIKKIEFTEILFNKLEQKKINNLKLKYSGEKNMKEKEQAENLPIEKEQAENLPIEKEQAENLFREKVLLRVVKINKIERNSEAKNLFILKLDDGTNKDKQIVSSLEGYYTEEELLGKHIIIVDNLKPAKFRGIKSEGMLIAAEDKNKNFKVIIVEDSIKNPIAGERIILENDQNKNLICPPKIDINKFLKANIVAENGKLKINGISLILENSKNKILSKDIPNGTVC, encoded by the coding sequence ATGAAAAAAATGAATCTGGTTACAGCTGCTCTACCCTATGTTAATAACATACCTCATCTTGGAAATTTAGTGCAAGTATTATCAGCTGATGCTTTTGCAAGATATTCGAAAATGGCAGGAATTGAAACTCTTTATATCTGCGGAACAGATGAATATGGAACAGCCACAGAAACCAAAGCCTTAATTGAAAATATCACCCCTTTAGAGCTTTGCAATAAATATTATGAAATACATAAATCAATTTACAAATGGTTTAATATTGAATTTGATATCTTCGGTCGCACGACTAACAAGCACCATCAAGACATTGTACAAAATTTTTTCCTACAATTAGAAAAAAATGGCTATATAAAAGAGCGAGAAACTGAACAGTTTTTTTGCAATAAAGATTCAATGTTCTTAGCTGATAGATATGTAATAGGAGAATGCCCAGAATGCCAAAGTATGGCTAAAGGAGATCAGTGCGATAACTGTTCTAAGCTTTTAAATCCAACAGACCTAATAAATCCAAAATGCATCATTTGTAAAAACAAACCTATTTTGAAAAAAACCAATCATCTTTATTTAGATCTTCCCAAAATAAAAACAAAACTTGAAAAATGGATAAAAAACACAACTACTAGTAAGAATTGGAATACCAATGCCCTTAAAATGACAAAAGCTTTTTTAAGAGATGGGCTTAAAGAAAGAGCAATTACAAGAGACCTGAAATGGGGAATTCCTGTGCCTAAAAAGGGTTATGAAAATAAAGTATTTTATGTGTGGTTTGATGCTCCAATAGGATACATTTCAATTACTAAAAACCTTGTCAAAAATTGGAAATCTTGGTGGAAAAACAATGATCAAGTAAATCTTGTACAATTTATTGGGAAAGACAATATATTGTTTCATACAATTATATTCCCTTGCATAAAAATTGGAAGTAAAGAAAATTGGACAATATTAAATCAACTCTCATCAAGCGAGTACCTAAATTACGAAAATCTTAAATTTTCAAAATCAGAAGGAACAGGAATTTTTGGAAACGATGCTATTACTACTGGAATCCCTTCTGATATTTGGCGATTCTATATCTATTATAACAGACCTGAAAAATCTGATTTTCAATTTATGTGGCAAGATCTCATGGAAAGAGTAAATACAGAACTGATTGATAATTTTTCAAACCTTGTCAACAGAGTACTAACATTTCAAAGAAAATTCTTTGGAGATGTAATAGAAACAATAGAAATTCAAAATAAATTTTGGAAACAAATAACACCAAAATATAATAAAATACTAAATCTTTTTAAAAAGACAGAACTAAAATCTGCACTCAAAGAAATACTTAAAATTTCGTCCCTTGGAAACAAAATATTTCAAGATAACGAACCATGGAAAAAAAAAGACAACTCTCCACAAGAAACAAAAGAATTAATCTCAAACTTAATATACCTAATCAGAGACTTATCTATCTTAATGATGCCATTCATTCCCGAAACAAGTAAAAAGATACAACAATTCTTTGGCAACAGTTATCAATTTTCGACCAAAATTCTTGGAACTAAATCGGGAATTAAAAAAATTGAATTCACAGAAATACTATTTAATAAGCTAGAGCAAAAAAAAATTAACAATTTAAAGCTAAAATATTCAGGAGAGAAAAATATGAAAGAAAAAGAACAAGCAGAAAACTTGCCCATAGAAAAAGAACAAGCAGAAAACTTGCCCATAGAAAAAGAACAAGCAGAAAACTTGTTTAGAGAAAAAGTACTCCTAAGAGTTGTAAAAATAAATAAAATAGAAAGAAATTCCGAGGCTAAAAACTTATTCATATTAAAACTAGATGACGGAACTAACAAGGACAAACAAATAGTAAGCAGTCTTGAAGGATATTACACAGAAGAAGAGCTTTTGGGAAAACACATAATAATAGTAGATAATTTAAAGCCTGCAAAATTTAGGGGAATAAAATCTGAAGGAATGCTAATAGCTGCTGAGGACAAAAATAAAAATTTTAAAGTTATAATTGTAGAAGATTCAATCAAAAATCCTATTGCTGGAGAGAGAATAATACTTGAAAACGATCAGAATAAAAATCTTATCTGCCCACCTAAAATTGACATAAATAAGTTTTTAAAAGCCAATATAGTGGCAGAAAACGGAAAACTTAAAATAAACGGAATAAGCTTAATATTAGAAAATTCTAAGAACAAAATATTGTCTAAAGATATTCCAAATGGAACAGTTTGCTAA
- a CDS encoding M15 family metallopeptidase, producing MKSIYVLLFIFINLSLLANNISKKDLKILLKITKTMNKECRNFIEKNPIQFLQEIKPLVDAEKSNLLTLINKKIPIPADYKIPDLINIDDFKELKNIGAKTIKVRRILIEDLIQLIKDAKKNGIEIKIKSAYRTQEYQKFLFDYNVKTYGRKVAETQSAIPGHSQHHMGTAIDFINIDDNLLNTKEGKWLYENSLKYGFSISYPKGYEIETGYKAEPWHYLYIGPKPCFIQKKYFNNLQHKLLEFWSHNKTNLTDLIEKYAN from the coding sequence ATGAAATCAATTTATGTTTTATTATTTATATTTATTAACTTATCTTTATTAGCCAACAACATTTCAAAAAAAGATTTAAAAATACTATTAAAGATTACCAAAACAATGAATAAGGAATGCAGAAATTTTATTGAAAAAAATCCTATTCAATTCTTACAAGAAATAAAGCCTTTAGTAGATGCAGAAAAAAGTAACCTCTTAACTTTAATAAATAAAAAAATACCAATTCCTGCGGATTATAAAATACCTGATCTGATAAATATTGATGATTTTAAAGAGCTTAAAAATATTGGAGCAAAGACTATTAAAGTAAGAAGAATATTAATCGAAGATTTAATTCAACTAATAAAAGATGCAAAAAAAAATGGAATTGAAATTAAAATCAAATCTGCTTACAGAACGCAAGAATACCAAAAATTTTTATTTGATTACAATGTCAAAACTTATGGAAGAAAAGTTGCAGAAACTCAATCAGCAATTCCAGGCCACTCTCAACATCATATGGGAACAGCAATAGATTTTATAAATATAGATGATAATTTACTAAATACAAAAGAAGGAAAATGGCTTTATGAAAATTCTTTAAAATATGGATTTTCTATTTCATACCCAAAAGGATATGAAATAGAAACTGGATATAAAGCAGAGCCTTGGCACTACTTATACATAGGACCTAAGCCATGCTTTATTCAGAAAAAATATTTTAATAATTTACAACATAAGCTTCTTGAATTCTGGAGCCATAACAAAACAAATCTTACTGACCTAATTGAAAAATATGCAAACTAA